One stretch of Zingiber officinale cultivar Zhangliang chromosome 6B, Zo_v1.1, whole genome shotgun sequence DNA includes these proteins:
- the LOC121989232 gene encoding probable histidine kinase 6, with product MLFAWSQTKLNCNLDVPPPQSEKADPKVGILQKVGGATLSRKKKRAFMEDRRKMMWWWRRRAAVVGGVAIAVGVFLASHCYFRRENMVKAEEALVSMCEERARMIQDQFAVSVNHVHALGILISTFYYQKQPPALDQETFAYYTAKTAFERPLLNGVAYAERVVHSQRETFESQQGWTIMTIKREPSPIQDEYAPVIYSQETVSHIGALDMMSSEEDRENILRARATGKAVLTKPFRLLKSNHLGVVLTFPVYYAGLPEDATVEQRVQTTAGYLGGAFDVESLVENLLRQLAGSQDIEVNVYDITNTTESLIMYGPQDPEGYMPLSHVSMLDFGDPFRKHQMHCRYREKPPLPLSAITTPFGIFVIIMLGGYIVFTAKNRYDNVKEDCRKMEELKVQAEAADVAKSQFLATVSHEIRTPMNGVLGMLDMLLDTDLNLTQKDYAQTAQVCGKALISLINEVLDRAKIEAGKLEIEAVPFDLRSNLDDVISLFSSKSREKGIELAVFVSDKVPEVVTGDPGRFRQIVTNLVGNSVKFTERGHIFVQVHLVGNSNPGIEEVYAGLNGQTRADKVHNFNTLSGFQAPDVRNSWENFKLLLSDEKLAPEVSGSEVTSKKAEENVTLIVSVEDTGIGIPLRAQDRVFTPFMQADSSTSRNYGGTGIGLSITKCLVELMGGQISFVSQPNVGSTFTFSAVVKSCNKDTITETKRSPFEILPSGFTGMKAFLIDGKPVRSAVTQYHLNRLGIAVDISETVKTALISLVGRNGSLKTGRQPYIIFVEKDSWYTGMDVDLHDQLMSLKQNGCILELPKVILLVTHESEKTKAGSIIDTVIMKPLRASTVAACLHHVLGIEKTQRKDMLNGPANLHTLLAGKNILVVDDNKVNLRVAAGILKKYGARVECAESGKDAVSLLQLPHKFDACFMDVQMPEMDGFEATKLIRSMESMANECIKNEGDSIYGEESTIAKWYLPILAMTADVIQATYEKCMQSGMDGYVSKPFEEEQLYQAVAKFLVSKSKSDS from the exons ATGCTGTTTGCTTGGAGCCAAACCAAGCTAAACTGCAATTTGGACGTTCCCCCGCCGCAGAGCGAGAAAGCAGATCCAAAGGTGGGAATTTTGCAAAAGGTTGGTGGTGCGACTTTGAGTCGGAAAAAGAAGAGGGCATTCATGGAGGACAGAAGGAAGATGATGTGGTGGTGGAGGCGGAGGGCAGCGGTGGTTGGCGGAGTGGCGATTGCGGTGGGCGTGTTCTTGGCGTCGCACTGCTACTTCCGGAGGGAGAACATGGTTAAGGCGGAGGAAGCGCTGGTGAGCATGTGCGAGGAGCGTGCGAGGATGATTCAGGACCAGTTTGCTGTAAGCGTCAACCATGTGCACGCTCTCGGCATCCTCATCTCCACTTTCTACTACCAGAAGCAGCCACCAGCCCTTGATCAG GAGACGTTTGCATACTATACTGCAAAAACAGCCTTCGAACGACCTCTGTTGAATGGGGTAGCATATGCCGAGCGAGTTGTTCATTCCCAAAGGGAAACATTTGAGAGTCAACAGGGGTGGACAATCATGACCATTAAAAGAGAGCCATCACCCATACAGGATGAGTATGCTCCCGTAATTTATTCCCAGGAGACTGTATCTCATATCGGGGCACTTGATATGATGTCCAGCGAG GAGGATAGAGAGAATATTTTACGGGCTAGGGCTACTGGGAAAGCTGTTCTCACAAAACCTTTTAGGCTTCTTAAGTCGAATCATCTTGGTGTAGTTTTGACATTTCCAGTATATTATGCCGGCCTTCCTGAGGATGCAACAGTAGAACAACGTGTGCAAACAACTGCAGG ATATCTTGGGGGTGCGTTTGATGTAGAGTCACTTGTGGAAAATTTATTGAGGCAGCTTGCTGGTAGTCAAGATATTGAGGTAAATGTTTATGATATAACCAATACTACTGAATCCCTGATCATGTATGGGCCTCAAGATCCAGAGGGTTATATGCCTCTTTCACATGTCAGCATGCTTGATTTTGGAGATCCATTCAGAAAGCACCAAATGCATTGCAG GTACAGGGAAAAACCTCCCCTTCCACTGTCTGCTATTACAACTCCATTTGGTATCTTTGTAATCATCATGCTTGGTGGTTACATAGTATTTACTGCAAAGAATCGTTATGACAATGTTAAAGAAGATTGTCGGAAGATGGAAGAACTAAAAGTTCAAGCAGAGGCTGCAGATGTTGCAAAATCTCAG TTTCTTGCAACTGTATCGCATGAGATAAGAACACCTATGAATGGTGTACTAG GAATGTTAGACATGCTTTTGGATACTGACCTTAATTTAACCCAGAAGGATTATGCTCAAACTGCTCAAGTTTGTGGCAAGGCATTAATTTCACTAATCAATGAAGTTCTTGACCGGGCAAAAATTGAAGCTGGCAAGTTGGAGATTGAGGCAGTTCCATTTGATTTGAGGTCAAACCTTGATGATGTGATCTCCTTGTTTTCTTCAAAATCAAGAGAGAAGGGCATTGAA CTCGCTGTATTTGTATCTGATAAAGTTCCAGAAGTCGTCACTGGCGACCCTGGGAGATTTCGGCAGATAGTAACAAATCTAGTGGGGAATTCAGTTAAA TTTACTGAGAGGGGCCATATATTTGTTCAAGTCCATTTGGTTGGGAACTCAAATCCAGGGATAGAAGAAGTTTATGCTGGCTTAAATGGGCAAACAAGAGCAGATAAAGTTCATAATTTTAATACTTTGAGTGGATTTCAAGCTCCAGATGTTAGAAATAGTTGGGAGAATTTCAAGCTTCTACTTTCAGATGAAAAGTTAGCACCTGAGGTCTCAGGAAGTGAAGTGACATCCAAGAAAGCTGAGGAAAATGTCACTCTGATTGTCAGCGTTGAAGATACAGGGATTGGGATCCCCTTACGAGCCCAGGATCGTGTCTTCACACCTTTCATGCAAGCTGACAGCTCAACTTCCAGAAACTATGGAGGTACTGGGATTGGCTTGAGCATTACTAAATGTCTGGTTGAATTGATGGGCGGGCAAATTAGCTTCGTCAGCCAACCAAATGTTGGAAGTACGTTTACATTTAGTGCTGTTGTCAAGAGCTGCAATAAAGATACAATTACAGAGACAAAGAGATCTCCTTTTGAGATTCTACCTTCTGGGTTTACTGGAATGAAAGCGTTCCTAATTGATGGCAAACCAGTTAGAAGTGCTGTAACACAGTACCATTTAAATAGGCTGGGCATAGCTGTTGACATTTCAGAAACAGTCAAGACGGCATTAATTTCCTTGGTTGGACGGAATGGTAGTCTAAAAACTGG GAGACAACCGTACATCATATTTGTTGAAAAAGACTCATGGTACACTGGTATGGATGTTGACTTGCATGATCAACTGATGTCACTTAAGCAAAATGGTTGCATCCTAGAATTGCCAAAGGTCATACTCTTGGTGACCCATGAATCTGAGAAAACAAAAGCTGGTTCTATTATCGATACTGTGATCATGAAACCTCTCAGAGCAAGCACCGTAGCAGCATGCCTTCATCATGTGCTTGGTATAGAAAAGACACAAAGGAAAGACATGTTGAATGGTCCAGCTAATCTGCACACTCTATTAGCAGGTAAGAATATATTGGTGGTCGATGACAACAAAGTAAATCTTAGAGTTGCTGCAGGCATCCTTAAGAAATATGGAGCGAGGGTGGAATGTGCTGAAAGTGGGAAAGATGCTGTTTCACTCCTCCAACTGCCTCATAAGTTTGATGCCTGTTTCATGGATGTTCAGATGCCTGAAATGGATGG